A portion of the Pseudomonas sp. GR 6-02 genome contains these proteins:
- the recB gene encoding exodeoxyribonuclease V subunit beta, which translates to MTTKTPLALAFPLRGSQLIEASAGTGKTFTISALYLRLVLGHGDESSGFGHELLPPQILVVTFTDAATKELRERIRTRLAEAARFFRDETPAPDGLIAELREQYLPEQWPGCANRLDIAAQWMDEAAVSTIHSWCQRMLREHAFDSGSLFTQTLETDHSDLLGEVLRDYWRLFCYPMQGDALNWVRGNWGGPAALLRVRGLFASERDSVEGKEPAELIAECLEERRAALLELKMPWRQWADELLAICHQGVASKSVDGRKMQARYFEPWFEKLRAWAEDESLEQLDIGTGFTRLTPDGMAEAWKGEAPRHPGLDAMPGLKASLDGLPTPDAAVLQHAAHWVGARFEEEKRRRAEMGFDDMLLRLDAALQSDGGERLATLIREQFPVALIDEFQDTDPVQYRIFESIYRIEDNNPESGLFLIGDPKQAIYAFRGADIYTYLRARQATTGRLHTLGTNFRSSHGMVNAVNHVFQRAESREQGRGAFLFREKSGENPVPFLPVESQGRKEVLHIEGQVVPALNIWHLSSDQPLSGVVYRQQLAAACASEIAALLNGGQQGRAGFIQDGKGLRGLLPADIAILVRDGKEAQAVRGELSARGVRSVYLSDKDSVFAAQEAHDLLTWLKACAEPDVERPLRAALACITLNLSLAELERLNQDELAWEARVMQFRGYRELWRKQGVLPMLRRLLHDFQLPQALIARSDGERILTNLLHLSELLQQAAAELDGEQALIRHLSEHLALSGQAGEEQILRLESDEQLVKVVTIHKSKGLEYPLVFLPFICSAKPVDGSRLPLHYHDAAGKAQVSLKPTAELIALADDERLAEDLRLLYVALTRAQHACWLGVTDLKRGNNNGSVLHLSALGYLLGGGAPLAESAGLRRWLEDLQQDCAALNYGEMPDATAEHYHPPRNEATLLAPLIPRRKASENWWIASYSALRIGDSLSVGSDEAPESAQAQKLFDDERLDPEAPREVAAGGADIHRFPRGPNPGTFLHGLLEWAGDEGFAAAPQTVEDAIARRCNRRGWEGWITTLSGWLQHLLKSPLHIGGGQAPVVFEQLSQYRVEMEFWFASHKVDVLKLDELVRQYTHHGVARVAAEPVLLNGMFKGFIDLTFEHEGRYYVADYKSNWLGVDDAAYTEQAMEQSILDNRYDLQYVLYLLALHRQLKARLVDYDYDRHVGGALYLFLRGTRAASQGVYFARPPRELIERLDRLFQGKPEPKAEPAWEQGVLL; encoded by the coding sequence ATGACCACGAAAACACCGCTGGCCCTGGCATTCCCCCTGCGTGGAAGCCAACTGATCGAAGCCAGTGCCGGGACGGGCAAGACCTTCACCATTTCTGCGCTGTACTTGCGTCTGGTCCTTGGTCATGGCGACGAGTCGAGTGGTTTTGGCCATGAATTACTGCCGCCGCAAATCCTCGTGGTGACCTTCACCGATGCCGCGACCAAAGAACTGCGCGAACGTATTCGTACGCGACTGGCTGAAGCTGCGCGTTTTTTCCGCGATGAGACACCGGCACCGGATGGCCTGATTGCGGAGTTGCGCGAGCAATACCTCCCTGAGCAGTGGCCCGGCTGTGCAAATCGCCTGGACATCGCCGCCCAGTGGATGGATGAAGCGGCGGTATCGACCATCCACAGTTGGTGCCAGCGCATGCTGCGCGAACATGCATTCGACAGTGGCAGCCTGTTCACCCAGACCCTGGAAACCGATCACAGTGATTTGCTTGGCGAAGTCCTGCGCGACTACTGGCGACTGTTCTGCTATCCGATGCAAGGCGATGCGCTGAATTGGGTTCGCGGCAACTGGGGTGGCCCGGCAGCGTTGTTGCGAGTGCGTGGCTTGTTCGCCAGCGAGCGTGACAGCGTTGAAGGTAAAGAACCTGCCGAGTTGATCGCCGAGTGCCTGGAGGAACGACGGGCCGCGTTGCTCGAGCTCAAGATGCCCTGGCGCCAATGGGCCGATGAGCTGCTTGCCATCTGTCATCAGGGCGTCGCGAGCAAAAGCGTCGATGGTCGCAAGATGCAGGCGCGCTACTTCGAACCCTGGTTCGAAAAGCTCCGGGCCTGGGCCGAAGACGAATCTCTGGAGCAACTGGACATTGGCACCGGCTTCACTCGCCTGACTCCCGATGGCATGGCTGAAGCCTGGAAAGGTGAAGCTCCCCGTCATCCCGGTCTCGATGCGATGCCCGGCCTCAAGGCCAGTCTCGATGGCTTGCCGACCCCCGATGCCGCCGTGCTGCAACATGCCGCCCACTGGGTCGGTGCTCGGTTCGAGGAAGAAAAGCGTCGTCGCGCGGAAATGGGTTTCGATGACATGCTGCTGCGTCTCGATGCGGCGTTGCAGTCCGATGGCGGTGAGCGTCTGGCGACCTTGATCCGCGAGCAGTTCCCGGTTGCGCTGATCGACGAGTTTCAGGACACCGACCCGGTGCAGTACCGAATCTTCGAGAGCATTTATCGCATCGAAGACAACAACCCTGAATCCGGCCTGTTCCTGATCGGCGACCCGAAGCAGGCGATTTATGCCTTTCGCGGTGCCGATATCTATACCTATCTGCGCGCCCGGCAAGCCACCACTGGCCGCCTGCATACCCTGGGCACAAATTTCCGTTCCAGTCATGGCATGGTCAACGCGGTGAACCATGTGTTCCAGCGCGCAGAATCTCGCGAGCAGGGGCGCGGCGCGTTCCTGTTCCGGGAGAAGAGTGGCGAGAACCCGGTACCGTTTCTGCCCGTGGAGTCCCAAGGGCGCAAAGAAGTCCTGCACATTGAGGGGCAGGTTGTGCCTGCCCTGAACATCTGGCATTTGTCCTCTGACCAGCCACTGTCTGGCGTGGTGTATCGACAACAATTGGCCGCCGCCTGCGCCAGTGAGATCGCTGCGTTGCTCAATGGCGGTCAGCAGGGGCGTGCGGGCTTCATACAGGATGGTAAGGGTCTCAGAGGCCTGCTGCCGGCGGATATCGCGATTCTGGTGCGCGACGGCAAAGAGGCCCAGGCCGTGCGCGGCGAACTTTCCGCTCGCGGTGTGCGCAGTGTTTACCTGTCAGACAAGGACTCGGTATTCGCCGCGCAGGAGGCCCATGATCTGCTGACGTGGCTCAAGGCCTGTGCCGAGCCGGATGTCGAACGTCCCCTGCGTGCCGCGCTGGCCTGCATCACGCTGAACCTTTCACTGGCTGAACTGGAGCGACTGAATCAGGACGAACTGGCCTGGGAAGCACGGGTCATGCAGTTCCGCGGTTATCGCGAGCTCTGGCGCAAGCAGGGCGTGCTGCCCATGTTGCGGCGATTGCTACATGATTTTCAGCTGCCCCAGGCGTTGATCGCGCGCAGCGATGGTGAACGGATATTGACCAACCTGCTGCATTTGTCCGAGTTGCTGCAGCAGGCCGCCGCCGAACTCGATGGCGAGCAAGCACTGATCCGTCATTTGTCCGAGCATCTGGCGTTGTCTGGTCAGGCTGGCGAAGAACAGATCCTGCGCCTGGAAAGCGACGAGCAACTGGTCAAGGTCGTGACCATCCACAAGTCCAAAGGGCTTGAATATCCGTTGGTGTTTCTGCCGTTCATCTGCTCGGCAAAACCGGTGGATGGCAGTCGTCTGCCGCTGCACTACCACGATGCCGCGGGTAAGGCGCAGGTGAGCTTGAAGCCGACGGCCGAGTTGATCGCCCTCGCTGATGATGAGCGTTTGGCCGAAGATCTTCGACTGCTCTATGTGGCCCTGACCCGGGCACAACATGCGTGCTGGCTGGGTGTGACTGATCTCAAGCGCGGCAATAACAACGGCTCGGTCCTGCACCTTTCGGCATTGGGTTATCTGCTGGGCGGTGGTGCGCCATTGGCTGAGTCGGCAGGGCTGCGTCGTTGGCTGGAAGACCTGCAGCAAGACTGTGCGGCGCTGAACTACGGTGAAATGCCTGACGCGACCGCCGAGCATTATCATCCGCCACGCAATGAAGCGACCTTGCTTGCCCCGCTGATACCCAGGCGCAAGGCCAGCGAAAACTGGTGGATCGCCTCTTACAGTGCCTTACGCATTGGTGACAGTTTGAGCGTGGGCAGTGACGAGGCACCGGAGAGCGCGCAAGCACAAAAGCTCTTTGATGACGAACGCCTTGATCCCGAAGCGCCACGAGAAGTCGCCGCCGGCGGCGCTGATATCCATCGATTCCCTCGTGGTCCGAACCCCGGCACTTTTCTTCATGGATTGCTCGAATGGGCCGGTGACGAAGGTTTTGCCGCTGCACCGCAAACCGTGGAAGACGCGATCGCCCGTCGCTGCAACCGCCGTGGCTGGGAAGGCTGGATCACCACATTGAGCGGCTGGCTGCAGCACTTGCTCAAATCCCCGTTGCACATCGGTGGCGGGCAGGCGCCGGTGGTGTTCGAGCAACTGTCTCAATACCGGGTCGAGATGGAGTTCTGGTTCGCCAGTCATAAAGTCGATGTGCTCAAGCTCGATGAGCTGGTGCGCCAATACACCCATCACGGCGTGGCCCGGGTGGCTGCCGAACCGGTGCTGCTCAATGGCATGTTCAAAGGCTTCATCGACCTGACGTTCGAGCATGAAGGCCGTTACTACGTCGCTGACTACAAATCCAACTGGCTGGGCGTCGATGACGCGGCCTATACCGAGCAGGCCATGGAGCAGTCGATTCTCGATAACCGTTACGACCTGCAATACGTACTGTACCTGCTCGCCCTGCATCGCCAGCTTAAGGCTCGGCTGGTCGATTACGATTACGACCGACATGTCGGTGGAGCGTTGTATCTGTTTCTTCGCGGTACTCGAGCGGCCAGCCAAGGTGTGTATTTTGCCCGTCCGCCACGGGAGCTGATCGAGCGCCTGGACCGGTTGTTCCAGGGCAAGCCAGAGCCCAAGGCCGAACCTGCCTGGGAACAGGGAGTATTGCTATGA